From Aedes albopictus strain Foshan chromosome 1, AalbF5, whole genome shotgun sequence, one genomic window encodes:
- the LOC134285839 gene encoding uncharacterized protein LOC134285839 — protein MESTMRELSLLEEKSKLWRKHHEEQSEMWRKYYEEEQRRIEEEYQQELVKMEEEFEKAAQKMRADFSAKRKAVLRQYYGSKVSEGTVEEPIPIRDKTQPQNDCTKTSCPKKAVSSSSVQQSVISGDRVCTSHTKREELTKTAPADFPTAVSFVRAQSPTSPSHRSDVAENESEVKTNPAKTMAFAACDVYGCCAKQNCSDVCARRRRDRKRGDRHRLKTLLFDPGGYCVLSSGTSWLDLRVPTAIYIYCSTVPPSRSRLLCSKAFRQSGRASIKNGPVQECEYLVRHQFHGGECCVQFQYACC, from the coding sequence ATGGAAAGTACGATGAGAGAACTTTCCCTTCTAGAAGAGAAGAGTAAGCTGTGGCGGAAGCATCACGAGGAGCAGAGTGAGATGTGGCGAAAGTATTATGAAGAAGAACAACGCCGCATCGAAGAAGAATACCAGCAAGAACTGGTGAAAATGGAGGAAGAATTCGAAAAGGCAGCACAAAAAATGAGAGCAGATTTCAGCGCGAAGAGGAAAGCAGTGCTACGGCAATACTACGGGAGTAAGGTAAGCGAGGGGACGGTGGAGGAGCCGATTCCAATACGTGACAAAACCCAGCCACAAAATGACTGCACTAAAACGTCGTGTCCGAAAAAAGCAGTCTCTTCATCTTCTGTGCAACAAAGCGTCATCAGCGGTGATCGAGTGTGTACGTCTCACACAAAGCGCGAAGAGCTCACCAAAACAGCACCAGCTGATTTTCCGACAGCTGTTTCATTCGTCAGAGCCCAATCTCCGACGTCACCTAGCCACAGGAGCGATGTTGCAGAGAATGAATCAGAAGTCAAAACTAATCCCGCAAAAACAATGGCCTTTGCTGCGTGTGACGTGTACGGGTGCTGTGCGAAACAAAACTGTTCGGATGTGTGCGCTCGCCGCCGGCGCGATAGAAAGCGAGGCGATCGTCATCGATTAAAAACGTTGCTGTTTGATCCCGGTGGGTATTGTGTTCTAAGCAGTGGAACGAGTTGGCTTGATTTGCGTGTACCTACCGCAATTTACATCTACTGCAGTACGGTGCCGCCATCTAGATCAAGGTTGCTGTGTAGCAAAGCATTTCGCCAATCTGGAAGAGCATCGATCAAAAATGGACCCGTTCAAGAATGTGAATATCTAGTTCGTCACCAGTTCCACGGGGGGGAATGTTGCGTACAGTTTCAGTAcgcttgctgctga